A window from Lactiplantibacillus pentosus encodes these proteins:
- a CDS encoding bifunctional glycosyltransferase/CDP-glycerol:glycerophosphate glycerophosphotransferase has protein sequence MKDIGLVKQVSNRLSVVVACYNVAEYLPECLDSILAQSFNNLEVILIDDCSDDGTAEIVDDYAQQHVNFKAVHNADNLGPSASRNLGITLATGDWLAFVDGDDILPVRAYELMMGSLIKSKSQVVTGFVRRFDSKRNKQSFLHKKAIIDDYRHATFADHPELLYDTTSWNKIYSLPLLRENDITFPTGQIYEDVSFTLNAFLKSTGIDILTDVVYNWRWRENGTKASFTQVKNELPKYLDRITSVNQVKALLQAHDLWHGQIKQQVVFKLLDLDIPLFMDDIADADESFVYQFQETTINFFRSWGLLKTPILKQLSVKKQSQYYALIHGEFEVLKRISANAFSGRAAQTEKKDLGIPNFHAPKSLTTRLTRVRRVGDSIVISGSLQLGKQVPRHFPHNPEVVKVYLENLVTGDRLPVTTFKRQFTMFNLHLRRMPVPSSKFTLVLDMVQANQLLSEGTYKIRIDYQATKTDKVVTTYLGQPRKGAGRIAPFEIDGQQLSVVYGYNTNWQITIGVLPTENLAVGSKPNPTLLTKVRLDSDDALIVQGRTPEAVLALAVSGVVIGQKQIIDGKFIYRIDSKLLKRFLNHAVALTFTNPETGVTVVPDFKFEMPTPAVLFGTDLSVALNPKLGKGLWIQPDVAALMLSKADIQMKSDGNHLILQFDNDTVANLATTGGKIELLSTNLVNRYLNGGIVTRQESNRLVGDVLLNQEQQLAVLAGKYQLYLDLKMTDGNNRRFRVYSYNLTSEYLIDKTKIAKATTVSAYTDKFGYLKLSVIRKRPWIDRTKIRRGLSFSVLYPLMRLLPLKTNTVVFESLWGQLFNDSPRAMYEYLVAQHPSMKFVWVFKDEQTPISGPGVRVRRMSFKYWYYMARAKYLVQNTNLPNQYAKRRGQIEVETLHGTFMKVMGFDEPHFKQASNNIQKKFAYRIGRWDLMSVPSDFMLEHGARAFDYPEQKIVTTGFPRTDELIQNNHATYIQKIKHYLGIPADKQVVLYAPTYRTTDEPFDLALDLERMQAALGNDYVLLMRLHYFVSHSQNFVNQSGFVYDVSDYNNINDLYLISDVLITDYSSVMFDFGYLRKPMVFFAYDKDWYLDPANRGIYMDYDATVPGPVAKTTDDVIEALQHIDTVKVTYQNKMTDFYDRFCQYGRAGDATKRLTEAMLNLKPISQDSVVSHLIGNKLTRLFKLTNLQSQLLNALGQKLPKKNIAIFESFFGRQYSDNPKAIYDYMKANYPQIKAYWNVNKDYEQYFIDHQIPYVTRFSFKGIWKQARAKYWFTNVRRPFRWIKPKGTVVVQTWHGTPLKTIGTDVQQVTMPGLTRMKYHKQVVRDSSRWDYLLTPNPYSYEIMHHAFRKNYAQLLPTGYPRNDRLSTASTADILKIKRHLNIDDDAHVVLYAPTWRDNDFVRADHFRAELHLDLNQFIRETPDNTIILIRTHYMIANNLDLSGYGKRVINVSDYEDISDLYLISDLLITDYSSVFFDYAILKRPMIFYAYDLAAYADDIRGFYVDYESTVPGPIVGNNDELMPLINEAITEPARFIDNEKYHRFLKKFASWEDGQATKRLLSIVFDEQPAYQRREVDTAEGYTVNDQVKIAPASLLWKNIPGLPGDQFAGNFDETNTNGLITINKIGCIVPTNFGTDELYTGGYWINAQVQGQDVWLMMANVSKKSETAMNL, from the coding sequence GTGAAAGATATAGGATTAGTTAAGCAAGTGTCCAATCGATTGAGTGTCGTTGTTGCTTGTTATAATGTGGCAGAGTATCTACCAGAATGTCTGGATTCAATACTCGCACAGTCATTTAATAATTTAGAAGTTATTCTGATTGACGATTGTTCGGATGATGGGACGGCAGAAATTGTTGATGACTACGCACAGCAGCATGTGAATTTTAAAGCGGTTCATAACGCAGATAATTTAGGACCAAGTGCGTCAAGAAATCTGGGGATAACCCTTGCTACAGGCGACTGGCTCGCATTTGTAGATGGCGATGATATTTTGCCCGTACGAGCCTATGAATTAATGATGGGATCATTGATCAAGTCAAAGTCACAGGTCGTTACTGGGTTTGTTCGGCGCTTTGATAGCAAGCGCAATAAACAGTCGTTTTTGCACAAAAAAGCTATTATTGATGATTATCGTCATGCGACATTTGCTGACCATCCGGAGTTATTGTACGACACGACTAGCTGGAATAAGATTTATTCCTTGCCGCTGTTACGTGAAAACGACATTACGTTTCCCACGGGACAGATTTACGAAGATGTTTCATTCACGTTGAATGCTTTTCTGAAGAGTACTGGGATCGATATTCTCACCGATGTGGTTTATAACTGGCGCTGGCGTGAGAACGGGACTAAAGCATCGTTTACGCAAGTCAAAAATGAATTGCCTAAGTATCTCGACCGAATCACGAGCGTCAATCAGGTCAAGGCATTATTACAAGCACATGACTTATGGCATGGGCAGATTAAACAACAAGTAGTGTTCAAATTATTAGATCTGGATATTCCACTTTTTATGGATGATATTGCGGATGCTGATGAATCGTTTGTTTATCAGTTTCAGGAGACGACGATTAACTTTTTTAGAAGTTGGGGCTTGTTAAAGACACCAATATTGAAGCAGTTGTCTGTGAAAAAACAATCTCAATACTATGCGTTAATACATGGTGAGTTTGAAGTGTTAAAACGCATTTCAGCGAATGCGTTTAGTGGTCGGGCTGCCCAGACTGAAAAAAAGGACCTGGGTATTCCTAATTTTCATGCGCCCAAATCCCTGACAACTCGATTGACTCGAGTGCGGCGCGTGGGTGATTCGATTGTGATAAGCGGAAGCCTACAATTAGGGAAGCAAGTGCCACGACATTTCCCGCATAATCCAGAAGTTGTCAAAGTTTATTTGGAGAATCTCGTTACGGGTGATCGTTTGCCTGTGACGACTTTTAAACGTCAATTTACGATGTTTAATCTACACCTTAGAAGGATGCCAGTCCCCTCAAGTAAATTTACGCTGGTATTAGACATGGTACAAGCTAATCAGTTGCTCAGCGAAGGAACCTATAAAATCAGAATTGATTATCAAGCGACGAAGACGGATAAGGTTGTGACAACGTACTTAGGGCAGCCACGGAAAGGTGCTGGAAGAATTGCACCGTTTGAGATTGATGGCCAGCAGCTTTCAGTTGTCTATGGCTACAATACGAATTGGCAGATCACAATTGGTGTACTGCCAACAGAAAATTTAGCTGTCGGCAGTAAACCCAATCCCACTTTGTTAACCAAAGTTCGACTTGATTCTGATGATGCGTTGATTGTTCAAGGTCGTACTCCTGAGGCAGTGTTGGCATTAGCGGTTAGCGGAGTTGTCATTGGTCAAAAACAGATCATTGATGGAAAATTTATTTACCGCATCGATAGTAAATTGCTCAAGCGATTTTTAAATCATGCAGTTGCGTTGACCTTTACAAACCCAGAAACTGGCGTGACGGTCGTCCCCGATTTTAAATTTGAGATGCCAACACCGGCAGTTTTATTTGGTACTGACTTAAGTGTTGCGCTGAATCCTAAGTTGGGTAAAGGCTTGTGGATTCAACCAGATGTTGCCGCACTTATGTTGAGCAAGGCTGATATTCAAATGAAATCAGATGGCAATCATCTGATTTTGCAATTCGATAATGATACCGTAGCGAATTTAGCGACTACTGGTGGCAAGATTGAGCTATTGTCGACCAACTTGGTCAATCGTTACTTGAATGGTGGTATCGTGACTCGGCAAGAGTCTAATCGGTTAGTGGGTGACGTATTACTCAATCAGGAGCAACAATTAGCAGTTCTGGCAGGCAAATATCAATTATACCTAGATTTAAAGATGACGGATGGCAATAATCGGCGGTTCAGAGTCTATAGTTATAATCTAACGAGTGAGTATCTCATCGACAAAACGAAAATTGCGAAAGCAACGACCGTATCTGCCTATACTGATAAGTTCGGCTACTTGAAGCTGAGCGTTATACGGAAACGTCCCTGGATTGATCGAACCAAAATTCGGCGGGGGTTATCTTTCTCAGTCTTGTACCCCCTGATGCGCTTATTGCCACTCAAAACTAATACGGTTGTTTTTGAGAGCTTATGGGGACAGTTGTTTAATGATAGCCCGCGGGCGATGTATGAGTATTTAGTCGCGCAACACCCGTCCATGAAGTTTGTGTGGGTCTTTAAGGATGAACAAACACCAATCAGTGGACCAGGCGTTCGTGTTCGGCGCATGTCGTTTAAATACTGGTATTACATGGCGCGTGCGAAGTATTTAGTTCAGAATACGAATTTGCCTAATCAGTATGCAAAACGGCGCGGTCAAATCGAGGTTGAAACTTTACACGGCACTTTTATGAAGGTCATGGGATTTGACGAGCCACATTTTAAGCAAGCTTCGAATAATATTCAAAAGAAATTCGCGTATCGGATTGGTCGCTGGGATTTAATGTCAGTACCGTCTGATTTCATGCTTGAACACGGCGCGCGGGCATTTGATTATCCTGAACAGAAAATTGTGACGACTGGGTTTCCGAGAACCGATGAGTTAATTCAGAATAATCATGCGACATATATTCAAAAAATCAAACATTATTTGGGTATTCCTGCTGACAAACAAGTCGTGCTATACGCACCCACGTACCGAACCACTGATGAGCCGTTTGATTTAGCATTGGATTTAGAGCGGATGCAGGCGGCACTAGGAAATGACTATGTTTTGTTAATGCGATTGCATTATTTTGTTTCACATTCACAAAACTTCGTTAATCAGAGTGGCTTTGTATATGATGTCAGCGATTATAATAATATTAATGATTTATATCTGATCAGTGATGTCTTGATTACGGATTATTCCAGTGTGATGTTTGATTTTGGATATTTACGCAAGCCGATGGTCTTCTTTGCCTATGACAAGGACTGGTATCTCGATCCGGCAAATCGTGGTATCTATATGGATTATGACGCAACGGTTCCTGGTCCAGTGGCTAAGACGACTGATGATGTGATTGAAGCGTTACAACATATTGATACAGTAAAAGTAACCTACCAAAATAAAATGACTGATTTTTATGATCGATTCTGTCAGTATGGGCGTGCTGGTGATGCAACCAAACGACTAACTGAAGCGATGTTGAACTTAAAGCCAATATCACAAGATTCCGTTGTGAGTCATTTGATTGGCAATAAGTTGACCCGGTTATTCAAACTGACCAATTTACAGTCGCAGTTGCTCAATGCGTTGGGACAGAAACTGCCAAAGAAGAACATTGCAATCTTTGAAAGCTTTTTTGGCCGCCAATACTCGGATAATCCCAAGGCTATTTATGATTATATGAAGGCCAATTATCCGCAAATCAAGGCTTATTGGAACGTCAATAAGGATTATGAGCAGTACTTTATTGACCATCAGATTCCATATGTGACTCGATTCAGTTTTAAAGGTATTTGGAAGCAAGCACGGGCCAAGTATTGGTTTACCAATGTTCGACGGCCTTTTCGGTGGATTAAGCCTAAAGGAACGGTCGTTGTTCAGACGTGGCACGGGACACCTTTAAAGACGATTGGAACCGATGTTCAACAGGTAACCATGCCAGGGTTGACGCGGATGAAGTATCATAAGCAGGTCGTCCGGGATTCTTCTCGGTGGGATTACTTGTTGACACCCAATCCTTACTCGTACGAAATCATGCACCATGCCTTTAGAAAAAATTATGCGCAGTTATTACCGACAGGCTATCCGCGTAATGACCGATTAAGTACAGCGTCAACAGCTGATATTTTGAAAATTAAGCGACATCTTAACATTGACGATGATGCCCATGTAGTTTTGTACGCACCGACTTGGCGGGATAATGACTTCGTTCGAGCTGATCATTTTCGTGCGGAATTACATTTGGATTTAAATCAATTTATTCGGGAAACACCAGATAATACGATTATTTTAATTCGGACCCATTACATGATTGCCAACAACTTGGATTTGTCAGGTTATGGCAAACGAGTGATCAATGTCAGTGATTATGAAGATATTTCAGATCTTTACTTGATTAGTGATCTTTTAATTACGGATTATTCCAGTGTATTTTTCGATTATGCCATTCTGAAACGACCGATGATTTTCTATGCCTATGATTTGGCGGCCTATGCGGATGATATCCGGGGTTTCTATGTAGATTATGAATCAACTGTACCGGGACCAATCGTCGGGAACAATGATGAATTGATGCCACTGATTAATGAGGCCATAACTGAACCAGCACGTTTTATCGATAATGAGAAGTATCACCGATTTTTGAAAAAGTTCGCTAGCTGGGAAGACGGTCAGGCGACCAAACGGTTATTAAGTATCGTATTTGACGAACAACCGGCTTATCAGCGGCGTGAAGTTGACACGGCTGAAGGATACACGGTAAACGACCAAGTAAAAATTGCCCCGGCTAGTCTGCTCTGGAAAAACATTCCAGGATTGCCGGGTGACCAGTTTGCTGGAAATTTTGATGAGACTAACACCAATGGTTTGATTACGATCAACAAAATTGGTTGTATCGTGCCAACCAACTTT